From Desulfonatronum thiosulfatophilum, a single genomic window includes:
- a CDS encoding YIP1 family protein — MEITCPKCGFTRNIPDEKVPPRAEIATCPKCKEKFQFRTATETIPPPLLSETSQEQDPSPQHPGNQDKDTSQETFQPEKSEKPGSGNGDFWDSLASMGSPHQETQDEQPSDVTPNGEIEVPWERLDLHGFFPGMWETIKRAMLRPVGFFQAMPVGSGQIKPLIFYLLIAEFQIVLQMLWEMTGVAPGMAGEGEAMGINVLMLLVGYPAILTLLLYVMAVLVHSCLNLVGGATRGFEGTFRALTYGSAPMVMTIVPIIGPLIGAIWSLVVTFLGYKHIHGTTTAKVILAMLLPLIPFVLILAVVMSMAQNSGVPTF, encoded by the coding sequence ATGGAGATAACCTGCCCCAAGTGCGGCTTTACCCGAAACATTCCGGATGAAAAAGTTCCGCCGCGTGCTGAAATAGCCACTTGTCCGAAATGCAAAGAAAAATTTCAATTTCGCACTGCGACTGAAACAATTCCCCCGCCGCTTCTCAGCGAGACCAGCCAGGAACAGGACCCATCGCCGCAACATCCCGGCAATCAAGACAAAGACACCTCCCAGGAAACATTTCAGCCGGAGAAATCCGAAAAACCGGGTTCAGGCAATGGGGATTTCTGGGACAGCCTCGCCTCCATGGGTTCGCCTCATCAGGAAACCCAGGACGAACAACCCTCCGACGTCACTCCTAACGGAGAAATTGAGGTCCCATGGGAACGTCTGGACCTCCATGGCTTTTTCCCCGGGATGTGGGAAACCATCAAACGTGCCATGCTTCGTCCGGTCGGCTTTTTTCAAGCCATGCCGGTGGGATCCGGCCAGATAAAGCCCCTGATCTTCTACCTTCTGATTGCCGAGTTCCAGATTGTTCTGCAAATGCTCTGGGAAATGACCGGAGTGGCCCCAGGCATGGCCGGCGAGGGAGAGGCCATGGGCATCAACGTCCTGATGCTTCTGGTGGGCTATCCGGCAATCTTGACTTTGCTCCTGTACGTTATGGCCGTTCTGGTCCATTCGTGTCTGAATCTCGTCGGCGGCGCCACGCGTGGGTTTGAGGGTACTTTCCGTGCACTGACTTATGGCAGCGCCCCCATGGTCATGACGATCGTACCGATCATCGGGCCCTTGATAGGCGCAATATGGTCGCTTGTGGTGACGTTTCTCGGCTACAAGCACATCCATGGGACAACGACGGCCAAAGTCATCCTGGCCATGTTGCTTCCGTTGATTCCGTTTGTTCTTATCCTGGCCGTGGTCATGTCCATGGCCCAAAACAGCGGCGTGCCGACTTTTTAA
- the radA gene encoding DNA repair protein RadA translates to MKPRQISYVCSACAAETPRWQGQCPQCKGWNSLREAPKSAPAKPGHVSLAKPVSLMDEAEAAAESWKTGLPGLDELLGNGLMPGASMLLGGEPGIGKSTLLLQLAAQAAKAGRRVVYVSGEESLGQIKSRAQRLGSVVAQLKAMSSNRLEDFLSLILQPDAPALLVVDSIQTIVSDESEGLPGSVSQVRTVATRLVEACKGHGVCLILVGHVTKDGAIAGPKLLEHMVDTVLSLEGDRQHMFRLLRVSKNRFGPSNELLVFQMEQHGLTVVPDPSEYFLGDRDTGLSGTALVMALDGYRPFAVEVQALATKSFLPMPRRTVLGFDANRLHLLLAVLEKRLRLPLGQFDIYTKIGGGLRLQDPGLDLGVVAAVLSSFLDKPLPERAVLWGEVDLNGQIRPVLAQDVRKRQADRLGYTPILTPRSAENPKGLSNVQELARTLFGSEG, encoded by the coding sequence ATGAAGCCTCGCCAAATCTCCTACGTCTGTTCTGCTTGCGCAGCAGAAACTCCCCGCTGGCAGGGTCAATGTCCCCAGTGCAAGGGGTGGAACTCCCTCCGGGAGGCCCCCAAAAGCGCTCCCGCAAAGCCGGGGCATGTTTCGCTCGCCAAACCCGTCAGTTTGATGGATGAAGCCGAAGCGGCAGCCGAGTCCTGGAAGACCGGCCTGCCGGGGTTGGACGAACTCCTGGGAAACGGGCTGATGCCCGGCGCCTCCATGCTGTTGGGAGGTGAGCCGGGAATCGGCAAGTCCACCCTGTTGTTGCAGTTGGCCGCCCAGGCTGCCAAGGCCGGACGGCGGGTAGTGTATGTTTCCGGAGAGGAATCCCTGGGCCAGATCAAGTCCAGGGCACAGCGCCTGGGATCTGTTGTGGCGCAGTTGAAGGCGATGAGCAGCAACCGGCTGGAGGACTTCCTTTCCCTGATACTGCAGCCCGATGCGCCGGCTTTGCTTGTGGTCGATTCAATCCAGACCATTGTCTCGGATGAATCCGAGGGCCTGCCGGGCAGCGTCAGTCAGGTCCGCACCGTGGCCACCCGATTGGTCGAAGCTTGCAAGGGGCATGGGGTCTGCCTTATTCTTGTTGGACATGTGACCAAGGACGGCGCCATTGCCGGGCCGAAACTCCTGGAGCATATGGTGGACACGGTGCTCTCCCTGGAAGGGGACCGGCAGCACATGTTCCGATTGCTTCGGGTGTCGAAGAACCGTTTCGGGCCCAGCAACGAGCTGCTGGTTTTTCAGATGGAACAGCACGGGTTGACCGTGGTGCCCGATCCTTCCGAGTACTTTCTGGGCGACCGGGACACCGGTCTGAGCGGCACGGCTCTGGTCATGGCCCTGGACGGGTACCGTCCCTTTGCCGTGGAGGTGCAGGCTCTGGCCACCAAGAGCTTTCTGCCCATGCCGCGCAGAACGGTGCTCGGATTTGACGCCAACCGTCTGCACCTGCTTTTGGCCGTTCTTGAAAAGCGCCTACGCCTGCCCCTGGGACAGTTCGACATCTACACCAAAATCGGCGGCGGCCTGCGACTGCAGGATCCCGGACTGGATCTCGGAGTCGTGGCCGCCGTGCTTTCATCATTCCTGGACAAACCTTTGCCGGAACGTGCCGTGCTCTGGGGCGAAGTCGATCTCAACGGCCAGATCCGCCCCGTCCTGGCCCAGGACGTCCGCAAACGCCAAGCCGACCGCCTCGGCTACACCCCCATTCTCACCCCCCGTAGCGCTGAAAATCCGAAAGGCTTGAGCAACGTTCAAGAGTTGGCGCGGACGCTGTTCGGCAGTGAGGGGTAA
- a CDS encoding DUF3426 domain-containing protein: MIVTCPNCDTKYNLDAAVLGTEGAKVRCIRCSHVFFVTPPSDHESEPDQHLDAEFDWLKDIDEPGIGSKKANTGGAASDAQASDISLEIHPSEEPKSRALTLVFVVLGLVIIGLGVFLFARQDGQNIVSSWFGTPPAEEAQAPEVLGPDQVHLISLQNVRQYFVTNEKIGQLFVIEGKARNDFPTPMELFKIEASLFDGEGHVVERKEFLAGNTVSLFQLQILSEQELDAALQARVGILTNNTNLRPGMDVQFMVVFPNPPATVQEYGLKVIEAQHPPQ, from the coding sequence ATGATCGTAACCTGCCCCAATTGCGATACGAAATACAATCTTGATGCTGCCGTCCTCGGAACGGAAGGGGCAAAAGTACGATGCATCCGCTGCAGCCATGTTTTTTTCGTCACCCCGCCGTCCGACCACGAATCAGAGCCGGACCAACACCTGGATGCGGAGTTCGATTGGCTCAAGGATATTGATGAGCCCGGCATTGGCAGCAAGAAGGCAAATACCGGGGGGGCAGCCTCGGACGCCCAGGCTTCAGACATTTCCCTGGAGATCCACCCTTCGGAAGAACCGAAAAGCAGGGCGCTGACGCTGGTTTTCGTCGTTCTGGGGCTTGTGATCATCGGCCTGGGAGTCTTCTTGTTTGCGCGGCAGGACGGTCAGAATATTGTATCTTCCTGGTTCGGGACCCCGCCCGCCGAAGAGGCGCAGGCGCCGGAGGTGCTGGGACCGGACCAGGTGCATCTGATATCCCTGCAAAATGTTCGTCAGTACTTCGTGACCAACGAGAAAATCGGCCAGTTGTTCGTCATCGAAGGCAAGGCGCGCAATGATTTTCCCACTCCCATGGAACTTTTCAAGATCGAGGCCTCACTGTTCGACGGGGAAGGGCATGTGGTGGAGCGCAAGGAGTTTCTGGCCGGGAACACGGTTTCACTTTTTCAGCTGCAGATTCTCTCGGAACAGGAGCTGGATGCGGCTCTTCAGGCCAGAGTCGGCATCCTGACCAACAACACGAACTTGCGACCAGGCATGGATGTGCAGTTCATGGTTGTCTTTCCCAATCCCCCGGCCACTGTTCAGGAGTATGGGCTGAAAGTCATTGAAGCCCAGCATCCGCCACAGTAG
- the hpt gene encoding hypoxanthine phosphoribosyltransferase, translating into MTPSKHMIISSEAIAARVKELGAAISEQYGNEPLVMVCVLKGAFIFFADLVRALSIEPEVDFVRLASYGGQTSRKGRILFTKDMELPVHDKHVLVVDDIVDTGHSARYLLNVLRMRGAKSLRVCALVDKHQRREVDVTVDFPGFTLFDGFVVGYGLDHAERYRHLPAVYTLNEAKPASAATREEAQ; encoded by the coding sequence ATGACTCCATCCAAGCACATGATAATCAGCAGCGAAGCCATTGCCGCCCGGGTCAAGGAACTCGGAGCGGCCATCTCCGAGCAATATGGAAATGAACCTCTGGTCATGGTTTGCGTGCTGAAGGGAGCCTTCATTTTCTTTGCCGATCTTGTTCGCGCCCTGTCCATCGAACCGGAAGTGGATTTTGTTCGTCTGGCGAGCTATGGCGGGCAAACCAGCCGTAAAGGCCGCATCCTCTTCACCAAGGATATGGAATTGCCGGTTCACGACAAACATGTGCTTGTCGTGGACGATATCGTTGATACCGGTCATTCCGCCCGCTATCTGTTGAACGTTCTACGTATGCGCGGGGCAAAAAGCCTTCGTGTCTGTGCCCTGGTGGACAAGCATCAGCGCCGGGAAGTCGACGTGACGGTCGATTTTCCGGGCTTCACCCTCTTCGATGGGTTCGTGGTTGGCTATGGATTGGATCATGCGGAGCGTTATCGCCATTTGCCCGCGGTCTATACTCTCAATGAAGCAAAACCGGCCTCCGCTGCAACCAGAGAGGAAGCACAATGA
- a CDS encoding N-acetyltransferase, with amino-acid sequence MTVPSGIYIRKARIQDVRTIHALLMDCSKQGLLLPRSYNQLYSHLRDFFVLAQDQGAILGCCALSITWDDLAEVRSLAVAPECRGQGWGRRLVEACLSDAITLGIFRIFTLTYQAHFFERLGFQVVSKDNLPQKVWADCLHCPKFPDCDEIAMSIEM; translated from the coding sequence ATGACCGTTCCTTCAGGCATCTACATTCGCAAGGCTCGCATCCAGGATGTCCGCACCATCCACGCCCTGTTGATGGATTGTTCCAAGCAGGGTTTGCTGTTGCCTCGTTCCTACAATCAGCTCTACAGCCATCTGCGGGATTTTTTCGTGCTGGCCCAGGATCAGGGGGCAATTCTGGGATGCTGCGCCCTCAGCATCACCTGGGACGACCTGGCTGAGGTCCGTTCTCTGGCCGTGGCGCCCGAATGTCGCGGCCAGGGGTGGGGGCGCAGACTTGTGGAGGCCTGCCTGAGCGATGCCATCACCTTAGGCATTTTTCGCATCTTCACCCTGACCTATCAGGCACATTTTTTTGAGCGGCTCGGGTTCCAGGTGGTCAGCAAGGACAATCTGCCGCAAAAGGTCTGGGCTGACTGTCTGCACTGTCCCAAGTTTCCGGATTGCGACGAAATTGCCATGAGCATCGAAATGTAA
- a CDS encoding TlpA family protein disulfide reductase: MKKLLICILLIFGVFLCPWPGWAQSLPVMDLQAYNQFLEKNKGKVIVVDFWATWCGPCRKKLPELQKCRDVFPKEDLTLIGISLDFNPETLATYLQDNPLNYPVYLAEENLAEQLEVQAIPLLFVYDVAGQLQIVEEGLTPHDTLCQNIDNLTADPADP, from the coding sequence ATGAAAAAATTGTTGATTTGCATCTTGCTGATTTTTGGGGTGTTCCTCTGTCCCTGGCCAGGTTGGGCTCAATCCCTGCCGGTGATGGATCTGCAGGCCTACAACCAATTTCTGGAGAAAAACAAGGGAAAGGTGATTGTCGTTGATTTCTGGGCAACGTGGTGCGGGCCCTGCCGCAAAAAGCTGCCGGAACTGCAAAAATGCCGTGACGTTTTTCCCAAGGAGGATTTGACTCTGATCGGCATTTCCCTGGACTTCAATCCCGAAACATTGGCGACATATTTGCAGGATAACCCTCTGAATTATCCGGTCTATCTGGCTGAGGAAAATCTGGCCGAGCAGCTGGAAGTTCAAGCTATCCCGCTGTTGTTCGTTTACGATGTTGCCGGACAGTTGCAAATCGTGGAAGAAGGGCTGACACCTCATGACACGCTATGCCAAAATATTGACAATCTCACAGCCGATCCAGCCGATCCATGA
- a CDS encoding homocysteine S-methyltransferase family protein, with product MNDKVRSLIRENNILLFDGAMGTQLQDRGLQPGQSPEEFGDRHPEVIGAIHADYLQAGAMFLTTNTFGGTSFKLPHSLDPQAFNRKMAEVARGVAGTRGFVAGSVGPTGELLAPLGKAGFAELVDAFARQISGLAQGGADLILIETQFDLGEIRAAVVAARRVCDLPVAVSMTFESGTSLTGTSPLTFLDTMQNLGVDLIGTNCSLGPEGLEEIVRAMLPRARTPLLVQPNAGLPILENGRTVFPLQPQAFAERMTRFPALGVQGVGGCCGTSPAHVRAMAKAMREVRINLQSPTSHPDMVLTSRSTSVCVGLEEPMVVIGERINPTGKKQLTAQFQAGEQSLAMEMAVQQIAQGARILDVNVGAPMVVEENLLPELVSRLAARFSAPLSIDSSKVEAIGAALECYPGSALVNSISGEAGRMESLGPLCKMFGAPFVLLPLAGKDLPETSTQRLKIVESLLRKSEDLGIPRHLILVDALALTVSSKPESAKHCLQTIRSCREEWNLPTVLGLSNISFGLPARELLNSTFLTMAMSHGLCAVIAHPGARRVQEALAAGEVLLARDPQAKSFVRNYSGWAAGDGAVTVKAADSSTASAGAARKEVGTLGEAVIQGEKERILELLEQALDSGGQAGELLDQQLIPAIMEVGRRYESREFFLPQLILSAETMQKAFDRLTPLLQEQAGSAKKASIVMATVEGDIHDIGKNIVCLMLRNMGYEVHDLGKDVPARAIVQAAREKQAGLIGLSALMTTTMVRMEDTVRLVKEFGINTKVMVGGAVVTQRFADMIGADGYAPDAVAAVRVAARLIEETTQNQLTAS from the coding sequence ATGAACGACAAGGTCCGGTCCTTAATCCGGGAAAACAACATTCTTTTGTTTGACGGCGCCATGGGGACCCAGTTGCAGGATCGCGGCCTGCAGCCGGGGCAGTCTCCGGAAGAGTTCGGCGACCGCCATCCGGAGGTGATCGGCGCCATTCATGCGGATTACCTGCAGGCTGGTGCCATGTTTCTGACCACGAACACCTTCGGCGGAACCAGCTTCAAGTTGCCTCACTCCCTGGATCCCCAAGCCTTCAACCGCAAAATGGCCGAGGTGGCCCGGGGCGTGGCGGGAACCAGGGGATTCGTGGCCGGCAGCGTGGGACCTACCGGCGAACTGCTGGCTCCGCTGGGTAAGGCCGGTTTCGCGGAACTGGTGGATGCATTCGCCCGCCAGATTTCCGGCCTTGCTCAGGGTGGGGCGGACTTGATCCTTATCGAGACCCAGTTTGACCTCGGGGAGATTCGGGCCGCGGTGGTTGCCGCACGCAGGGTTTGTGATTTGCCCGTGGCCGTTTCCATGACCTTCGAGTCCGGTACCAGCCTGACCGGCACATCGCCGCTGACGTTTCTGGATACCATGCAAAACCTCGGGGTAGACCTGATCGGCACCAATTGCAGCCTCGGACCAGAAGGGCTGGAAGAGATCGTCCGGGCCATGCTGCCCCGGGCGAGAACTCCTCTTCTGGTCCAACCCAATGCCGGCCTGCCGATTCTGGAGAACGGTCGGACGGTTTTCCCCCTCCAACCGCAAGCCTTTGCCGAGCGGATGACGCGGTTTCCGGCGCTGGGCGTTCAAGGCGTCGGCGGTTGCTGCGGCACCAGTCCGGCGCATGTCCGGGCCATGGCCAAGGCCATGCGGGAAGTGCGAATCAATCTTCAGTCGCCGACATCCCATCCGGATATGGTGCTCACATCCCGCTCAACGTCGGTCTGCGTGGGCCTTGAAGAACCGATGGTTGTCATCGGCGAGCGGATCAACCCCACGGGCAAGAAGCAGCTTACGGCCCAGTTTCAAGCCGGTGAGCAGTCCCTGGCCATGGAAATGGCCGTGCAGCAAATAGCTCAAGGGGCCAGAATTCTGGACGTCAATGTCGGGGCGCCCATGGTCGTGGAGGAAAATCTGCTGCCGGAGCTGGTTTCACGGCTGGCCGCACGCTTTTCGGCTCCGCTGAGCATCGATTCCAGCAAGGTGGAAGCCATTGGCGCGGCGTTGGAATGCTATCCGGGCTCGGCTCTTGTCAATTCCATCAGCGGAGAAGCCGGCCGCATGGAAAGCCTGGGGCCGCTTTGCAAGATGTTTGGCGCACCCTTCGTTCTATTGCCGCTGGCCGGCAAGGATTTGCCGGAAACGTCCACCCAGCGGTTGAAAATCGTCGAATCCCTGCTCCGTAAATCCGAGGATCTCGGAATACCCCGACATTTGATACTTGTGGACGCCCTGGCCTTGACCGTGTCCTCAAAGCCCGAATCCGCGAAACATTGCCTGCAGACCATTCGTTCCTGCCGGGAGGAATGGAATCTGCCCACGGTACTCGGGCTGTCGAACATATCCTTCGGACTGCCGGCAAGAGAATTGCTGAACAGCACCTTCCTGACCATGGCCATGTCCCACGGACTCTGTGCCGTCATTGCCCACCCCGGAGCGCGGCGGGTCCAGGAAGCCCTTGCCGCCGGAGAGGTTTTGCTGGCCCGGGATCCCCAGGCCAAGTCGTTCGTGCGGAATTATTCCGGCTGGGCGGCCGGCGACGGCGCAGTGACGGTCAAGGCGGCGGACAGCAGCACCGCGAGCGCCGGCGCAGCGCGCAAGGAAGTCGGAACATTGGGCGAGGCGGTCATTCAGGGGGAAAAGGAACGTATCCTGGAGTTGCTGGAGCAGGCCCTGGACAGTGGAGGGCAAGCCGGTGAGCTGCTGGACCAGCAGCTGATCCCGGCAATCATGGAAGTTGGTCGGCGGTACGAGAGCCGGGAATTCTTTCTGCCGCAACTGATACTCTCCGCGGAAACCATGCAGAAGGCCTTTGATCGATTGACGCCTCTGCTGCAGGAACAGGCCGGCAGCGCAAAAAAGGCGTCCATCGTCATGGCCACGGTGGAGGGCGATATTCATGACATCGGCAAGAATATCGTCTGCCTGATGCTGCGCAACATGGGATACGAAGTGCACGATCTGGGCAAGGACGTCCCAGCCCGCGCCATCGTCCAGGCTGCCAGGGAAAAGCAGGCCGGCCTGATCGGCTTGTCCGCCTTGATGACCACGACCATGGTCCGCATGGAGGACACCGTCCGGCTGGTGAAGGAATTCGGAATCAATACCAAGGTCATGGTGGGCGGAGCCGTGGTAACCCAACGGTTTGCCGATATGATCGGCGCGGACGGGTATGCTCCTGACGCCGTGGCGGCAGTCCGCGTTGCAGCGCGGCTTATTGAAGAGACCACCCAAAACCAGTTAACTGCCTCGTGA
- a CDS encoding RNA polymerase factor sigma-32: MVDEKKNIRSSSQDSKELFTESSEEFLQEESDDILAEDADESPDTDNEPVDVPGPIDLSKTSSPAIRDSLQLYLREVNKFPMLKPNEEFTLIHQYRENNDTKAAFRLISSHLRLVVRIAMDFQRGWMQNILDLIQEGNVGLMKAVQKFDPERGIKFSYYASFWIKAYILKFIMDNWRMVKVGTTQAQRKLFYNLSKERQRLQNQGFDVNVSSLSKSLNVSEQDITEMDQRLGSSDLSLDAPFSEDTSMSRMDMLPALTTPVDDLLAEEEMIHILKDQIKEMIPQLNAKERDVLEQRLMNEEPVTLREIGEKYSITRERVRQIEARLIEKIRDNFSQKLEIPTRKGSGEHVERT, encoded by the coding sequence ATGGTTGATGAAAAAAAAAATATACGCTCCTCCAGCCAGGATTCGAAAGAACTTTTCACTGAAAGTTCAGAAGAATTCTTGCAAGAGGAATCTGATGATATCCTGGCCGAAGATGCGGATGAATCTCCGGACACGGACAATGAACCCGTCGACGTCCCCGGGCCCATCGATCTTTCCAAGACCTCTTCACCGGCTATTCGTGACTCTTTGCAGTTGTACCTGCGCGAAGTCAATAAATTTCCGATGCTCAAGCCGAATGAAGAATTCACGTTGATCCACCAGTACCGAGAGAACAACGACACCAAGGCCGCATTCCGGCTCATCTCCTCGCACCTACGCTTGGTGGTCCGGATTGCCATGGATTTCCAGCGAGGCTGGATGCAGAACATCCTGGACCTGATCCAGGAAGGTAATGTCGGCCTGATGAAGGCCGTCCAAAAATTTGATCCAGAACGCGGGATCAAGTTTTCTTACTATGCATCCTTCTGGATAAAGGCCTACATCCTCAAATTCATTATGGACAACTGGCGCATGGTCAAGGTCGGCACGACCCAGGCTCAGCGCAAGCTCTTTTACAACCTGAGCAAGGAACGTCAGCGACTGCAAAACCAGGGCTTCGACGTCAACGTCAGTTCCCTCTCCAAAAGCCTCAATGTCAGCGAACAGGATATTACGGAGATGGATCAGCGACTCGGAAGCTCGGACCTCTCCCTGGACGCCCCTTTCTCGGAGGATACGAGCATGTCCCGGATGGACATGCTCCCGGCGTTGACCACTCCTGTGGACGATCTTCTGGCGGAGGAGGAAATGATCCACATCCTCAAAGACCAGATCAAGGAAATGATTCCCCAGCTCAACGCCAAGGAACGCGATGTCCTGGAGCAGCGGTTGATGAACGAGGAACCGGTGACGCTTCGGGAAATCGGAGAAAAGTACAGCATCACGCGGGAACGAGTGCGCCAGATCGAAGCCCGGCTGATCGAAAAGATTCGGGACAATTTTTCCCAAAAACTGGAAATTCCCACCAGGAAAGGATCGGGAGAACATGTTGAAAGAACTTGA